In Companilactobacillus allii, one genomic interval encodes:
- a CDS encoding PTS sugar transporter subunit IIC: MFNKLEKVLMPAATKLGSNRILIAIRDGFLITTPLIIVASIFLLIANFPIPGWSEFWANYFGNGWESWFTNVSRAVFNTVGFFTCFSTAYAYARQIKSDAIQAAASALVAFLILTPTKMIVDGLKEPVDGVLDMEYLGTNGIFLGLIVAFIAVIIYDFVYKRGWTIKMPDGVPPAVAQSFEALIPSAFVIMVFFFIRILFGMTGFETLHNFIYQILQVPLKGAGNTLMAQIIYGFACTIFWFFGINGPAVANSVFAPITKVLTMENLDAFQNGHKLPNIFTDPFSNFFTNFGGGGSTLSLVIVMLLVCKSERIKQLGKLAIVPGFFGINEPIIFGLPIVLNPILLVPFNLVPLINLLLSTLVTKIGIIPYTNGVALPWTTPIGFSGYLSTGSLWASVYQILLLILGCLIYYPFIKTLDKQYLKEEHDAKMEKVENISFDDLTNDDLNFI; the protein is encoded by the coding sequence ATGTTTAATAAATTAGAAAAAGTTTTAATGCCAGCTGCAACAAAATTGGGTAGTAACAGAATCTTAATTGCCATTCGTGATGGTTTCTTAATAACCACGCCATTGATTATCGTTGCATCTATTTTTCTTTTAATTGCTAATTTTCCTATTCCAGGTTGGTCAGAATTTTGGGCAAATTATTTTGGAAATGGTTGGGAAAGCTGGTTTACTAATGTATCCAGAGCAGTATTTAATACTGTCGGATTTTTTACTTGCTTTAGTACTGCATATGCCTATGCAAGACAAATCAAATCGGATGCCATTCAAGCAGCTGCATCAGCTCTTGTAGCATTTTTAATTCTTACACCTACAAAGATGATTGTTGATGGTTTGAAGGAACCCGTTGATGGTGTTTTGGATATGGAATATCTTGGTACAAATGGAATTTTTTTAGGTTTAATAGTCGCATTTATTGCCGTTATTATTTATGATTTTGTCTACAAAAGAGGATGGACAATTAAGATGCCTGATGGAGTTCCTCCAGCCGTAGCACAATCTTTTGAAGCTTTGATTCCAAGTGCATTTGTTATTATGGTATTTTTCTTTATTCGTATTTTATTTGGAATGACAGGTTTCGAAACATTACATAATTTTATATATCAAATTTTACAAGTACCACTTAAAGGAGCCGGAAATACCTTAATGGCTCAAATTATTTATGGTTTTGCATGTACAATCTTTTGGTTTTTCGGAATCAATGGACCGGCTGTAGCTAACTCAGTATTTGCTCCAATTACAAAAGTTTTAACAATGGAAAATCTTGATGCATTTCAGAATGGACATAAATTACCAAATATATTTACCGATCCATTTTCTAATTTCTTTACAAATTTTGGTGGCGGAGGAAGTACATTATCATTAGTCATTGTAATGTTGCTAGTTTGTAAATCGGAGCGAATTAAACAATTGGGGAAATTAGCAATAGTACCGGGTTTCTTCGGAATTAATGAACCAATAATATTTGGTCTACCCATAGTTTTGAATCCGATTTTGCTTGTTCCATTTAATTTGGTTCCGTTAATTAATCTATTACTTTCTACCCTAGTTACAAAAATAGGCATTATTCCATATACCAATGGTGTTGCTTTACCATGGACAACACCCATAGGATTCTCGGGATATCTATCTACAGGAAGCCTTTGGGCATCTGTTTATCAAATACTTTTACTTATTTTGGGATGCCTAATTTACTATCCATTTATCAAGACATTAGATAAGCAATATCTTAAGGAAGAACATGATGCCAAAATGGAAAAAGTTGAAAATATTTCATTTGATGATTTAACAAATGATGATCTTAATTTTATTTAA
- a CDS encoding GntR family transcriptional regulator, LSA1692 subfamily, translating into MQNYLYIEIANQIKKDIDNRIYSSHQKLPSEIDLADQFSTSRLTVRKAIETLEKEQVVVKERNKGTYVLADNQKISSGSAGLSGFTEVAKKLNLKVNTKVLSFEIISNYPKEIGRGLQLKEDEMVFRIERLRLIDSNPMTLENLYLRETLLPTLNEKQASESLYNLIELSNSIGYASQELEAIQLSAEVSKKLEVEDKLPAFLAHTITYSVDGYPILYDNSYYRSDKYTFHNILYRKN; encoded by the coding sequence ATGCAAAATTATTTATATATAGAAATAGCAAACCAAATCAAAAAGGATATTGATAATAGAATTTATAGCTCACATCAAAAATTACCTTCAGAAATAGATCTTGCAGATCAATTTAGTACCAGTCGTTTAACTGTACGTAAAGCGATAGAGACTTTAGAAAAAGAACAAGTGGTTGTTAAAGAGAGAAATAAAGGAACATATGTTTTGGCTGATAATCAAAAAATTTCAAGTGGAAGTGCGGGATTATCAGGATTTACAGAAGTTGCTAAAAAATTGAATTTAAAAGTAAACACGAAAGTATTAAGTTTTGAAATAATTTCGAATTATCCAAAAGAAATCGGAAGGGGGCTACAACTAAAGGAAGATGAGATGGTCTTTAGAATTGAAAGATTGAGACTTATCGATTCCAATCCAATGACTCTTGAAAATTTATATTTAAGGGAAACATTGTTACCTACATTGAATGAAAAACAGGCCTCTGAATCTTTATATAACCTCATAGAATTGAGTAATTCTATTGGATATGCAAGCCAAGAGTTGGAGGCTATCCAGCTTAGCGCAGAAGTAAGTAAAAAATTGGAAGTTGAAGATAAGTTGCCAGCGTTTTTGGCACATACGATTACTTATTCCGTAGATGGATATCCAATATTGTATGATAATTCGTACTATCGTTCAGATAAATATACATTTCATAATATTTTATATAGAAAGAATTAA
- a CDS encoding N(4)-(beta-N-acetylglucosaminyl)-L-asparaginase: MTFAMIGTWRMAYEGLSKGMELMKNGGNSSDAVETAIKEVEDYPFFKSVGYGGLPNANGLVEMDSAFMDGDTFAVGAVAGISDIKNPISVSRKLSKEHFNSFLVGSGASEYAVLNGFERKSMLTARAKKIWEKRKREIAQENLSPYDGHDTVGMISLDPKCSMAVGTSTSGLFMKKPGRTGDSALVGDGFYCDSEIGGAAATGLGEDIMKGCLCYEIVRLMGTGLTPQAACDKAVYPFIDKLKKRYGKVGEFSLVALNNKGEWGVATNVEFTFAAGDNKNAPKIMMANPGEDGTTVIEPITKKWLDAYELRIKAPID, translated from the coding sequence ATGACGTTTGCTATGATCGGAACTTGGAGAATGGCATATGAAGGTTTAAGTAAGGGTATGGAATTAATGAAGAATGGTGGAAATAGTAGTGATGCTGTTGAAACCGCCATTAAGGAAGTCGAGGATTATCCGTTTTTTAAATCTGTTGGATATGGTGGCCTCCCCAATGCGAATGGTTTGGTAGAGATGGATTCAGCATTTATGGATGGTGATACTTTTGCAGTTGGTGCTGTCGCAGGCATCAGTGATATCAAGAACCCCATTTCAGTTTCACGTAAGTTAAGTAAAGAACATTTCAATAGCTTTTTGGTCGGGTCAGGTGCATCTGAGTATGCAGTATTGAATGGATTTGAGCGTAAAAGCATGTTGACAGCCCGAGCTAAAAAGATTTGGGAAAAACGTAAACGTGAGATTGCACAAGAGAATTTGAGTCCATATGATGGTCACGATACTGTGGGGATGATCAGCCTAGATCCTAAATGCTCAATGGCAGTGGGGACTTCAACATCTGGATTATTTATGAAAAAACCCGGTCGGACCGGGGATTCTGCACTTGTAGGTGACGGATTTTATTGTGATAGCGAGATAGGTGGTGCTGCAGCTACTGGTCTTGGTGAGGATATCATGAAGGGATGTTTGTGTTATGAGATTGTTCGACTAATGGGAACAGGACTCACTCCTCAAGCTGCTTGTGATAAAGCCGTTTATCCATTTATAGATAAATTAAAGAAGAGATATGGAAAAGTGGGAGAATTTTCATTAGTTGCATTGAATAACAAAGGTGAATGGGGAGTTGCCACCAATGTGGAATTCACATTTGCAGCTGGTGATAATAAAAATGCTCCTAAAATTATGATGGCAAATCCTGGTGAAGATGGGACCACTGTAATTGAACCTATTACAAAGAAATGGCTTGATGCGTACGAATTGAGAATTAAAGCACCGATTGATTAG
- the guaD gene encoding guanine deaminase has product MVFEGAIFSSVSFDKADFSPKVLTCIDQSGLIDRIISVDEPDYKSVKQTAENLNILHPIPKGSYLLPGFIDLHVHAPQWPQAGLALDKPLDEWLQKYTFPLEVKYKDLNFAKENYTGLVNELLENGTTTVLYFGSIHTDANLVLADICAEAGQRAFIGKVAMDNPTQTPEYYRDSSSKESLEQTELFINRLLDKQKKTGAELTPVITPRFVPSCTDETLAGLGNLAKKYDLPIQSHCSESIWEDHYAIERFNLRDTQVLDKFHLLTSKSIMAHATQLNDSDLELFKQRNTAIAHCPISNVYFGNSVLPVKHIHEKNINMGMGTDISGGFSPSIYRNIQQSVMSSQMLQDNSHSDSRISATNAFYLATIGGAKALHIKTGQISVGYKADFQIVTDQYFNSMSNEPQDVFERLIYHTTKSEINEVYVSGKQVINRGEHHGRK; this is encoded by the coding sequence ATTGTTTTTGAAGGAGCTATTTTTTCTTCAGTATCGTTTGACAAGGCGGATTTTTCACCCAAAGTTCTCACTTGTATTGATCAATCAGGTTTGATTGATCGCATAATATCTGTTGATGAACCGGATTATAAATCGGTCAAGCAAACTGCTGAAAATCTAAATATTCTTCATCCTATACCAAAAGGCAGTTATCTCTTGCCCGGATTCATAGATTTACATGTCCATGCACCACAATGGCCTCAAGCTGGTCTTGCCTTGGACAAACCACTAGATGAGTGGTTGCAAAAATATACTTTCCCACTTGAAGTAAAATACAAAGATTTGAATTTTGCTAAAGAAAACTATACAGGTTTAGTAAATGAACTTTTAGAAAATGGAACAACGACTGTTTTATACTTTGGATCAATTCATACAGACGCAAATTTGGTCTTAGCTGATATTTGTGCTGAAGCTGGTCAACGTGCCTTCATTGGGAAAGTTGCAATGGACAATCCCACACAAACTCCAGAGTATTATCGTGATTCATCTTCAAAAGAATCATTGGAGCAAACCGAACTATTTATAAATCGGCTATTAGACAAACAAAAGAAAACAGGTGCAGAATTAACCCCTGTAATTACACCTAGATTTGTTCCCAGCTGTACAGACGAAACACTTGCTGGACTAGGTAATTTAGCAAAAAAATATGACCTCCCTATTCAATCACACTGTAGTGAAAGTATTTGGGAAGATCATTATGCAATTGAACGTTTCAATTTAAGAGATACGCAAGTTTTAGATAAATTCCATTTATTAACTAGTAAATCAATTATGGCACATGCAACTCAACTGAATGATTCAGATTTGGAATTATTCAAACAAAGAAATACCGCCATTGCTCATTGCCCTATTTCAAATGTTTACTTTGGTAATTCTGTATTACCTGTTAAACATATTCATGAAAAAAATATCAACATGGGAATGGGTACTGATATATCCGGAGGTTTCTCCCCAAGCATCTATCGAAATATTCAACAATCTGTTATGTCTTCACAAATGTTACAAGATAATAGTCATAGTGATTCAAGAATCTCTGCCACAAATGCCTTTTATCTTGCAACAATTGGAGGAGCAAAAGCTCTTCATATTAAAACTGGACAGATATCCGTTGGATATAAAGCTGACTTTCAAATTGTCACTGATCAATACTTCAACTCAATGTCTAATGAACCACAGGATGTTTTTGAAAGATTAATCTATCACACGACAAAATCAGAAATTAACGAAGTTTATGTTTCTGGAAAACAAGTAATCAATCGAGGAGAGCATCATGGAAGAAAATAA
- a CDS encoding uracil-xanthine permease family protein, whose translation MEENKSSLLIGPDDKVGFGEAGFLGLQHVLAMDIYVPPIILAGMMAMGIGDQMSLLQSTFLAAGIGTILQTYVFMKMPVSQGPSFVPLGAAAGVVLASGGIKGNGMATLIGSLLIGAIILIILGATGVFQKIISKLVPALVGGTIITCVGLSLIPSALNDNIFEASGNINNNIILASITALTLLISVGISMRFPKVRRIFRTGSIILALAVGTIVSSLMGLFNWKTVADAAWFSLPSGTAFNYGISFSPSAIITFIIIYAVITTETTGTWFAMGAVTNHEISKKQWNMGIIGEGFSCLVAALLGTTPVTGYSTNAGVISITGVASKRVFLFAGIWFTILGFFSKLSAFLAAIPAPVIGGVFAIICVTIMLNGLNVIRALNTTDRDIYIIGLPIILTLALVLLPASVTKQAPQILQYLLGSPIAAAAIAAIVLNLLMPKVKTLTSDAA comes from the coding sequence ATGGAAGAAAATAAAAGTAGTTTATTGATTGGACCTGACGATAAGGTTGGATTTGGTGAAGCCGGGTTCTTAGGCTTGCAACATGTTTTAGCAATGGATATTTACGTTCCACCAATTATCCTAGCTGGTATGATGGCTATGGGAATTGGAGACCAAATGAGTTTATTACAATCCACATTTTTGGCCGCTGGTATTGGAACTATTTTACAAACATATGTCTTCATGAAAATGCCCGTATCACAAGGTCCTTCATTCGTACCGCTTGGTGCGGCTGCTGGTGTTGTCTTAGCATCAGGTGGTATCAAAGGAAATGGTATGGCAACACTTATTGGATCCTTATTAATCGGTGCAATAATTCTGATTATCCTTGGAGCTACTGGTGTTTTCCAGAAGATTATTAGTAAATTAGTACCTGCCTTAGTTGGTGGCACAATAATCACATGTGTGGGTCTTTCATTGATACCATCTGCACTTAATGACAATATTTTTGAAGCATCCGGAAATATTAATAATAATATTATACTTGCTTCAATCACTGCACTAACTCTTCTGATTTCAGTCGGAATAAGTATGAGATTCCCTAAGGTTCGTAGAATTTTTAGAACCGGATCAATTATTTTGGCTCTTGCAGTAGGAACGATTGTTTCAAGTCTTATGGGATTATTTAATTGGAAAACCGTTGCTGATGCTGCATGGTTCAGTCTTCCTTCAGGAACTGCTTTCAATTATGGAATTTCATTTTCACCATCAGCCATCATCACCTTCATCATCATCTATGCCGTTATCACTACTGAAACAACTGGTACTTGGTTTGCCATGGGTGCTGTTACAAATCACGAAATTAGTAAAAAACAGTGGAATATGGGAATCATTGGTGAAGGATTCAGTTGTTTAGTTGCTGCCCTACTTGGTACAACACCTGTCACAGGTTATTCTACAAACGCTGGTGTTATTTCCATCACAGGAGTTGCAAGTAAACGTGTATTCTTATTCGCAGGAATTTGGTTCACGATTCTTGGTTTCTTCAGTAAGCTATCAGCCTTTCTAGCTGCTATTCCAGCACCAGTTATTGGTGGAGTCTTTGCCATTATCTGTGTAACTATTATGTTGAATGGATTAAATGTTATCCGTGCACTGAATACTACTGATAGAGATATCTATATTATTGGCTTACCAATAATTCTTACACTTGCACTAGTCTTACTTCCAGCAAGTGTTACAAAACAAGCACCTCAAATTTTACAATATTTATTAGGCTCACCAATTGCAGCCGCCGCTATTGCAGCGATTGTTTTGAATCTATTAATGCCAAAAGTTAAAACTTTAACTTCTGATGCTGCCTAA
- a CDS encoding GNAT family N-acetyltransferase has product MTNYRLEKNDFEKFYELYLYSFNRPDNEQKKNALSDRFDHSLAYGIMNGDKLGSGLLSIPFTVNFHGVTYHMNGIGDVMSAPEFAGRGGAGTLLNQALTDMYNENVTLSYLAPFSFKYYRKFGYEQVFNHVITDIPSSKWPRIKSPNSGHIKRVRLNEVPKSARILYNNHNILGGVIREDWWWDHMAYKHSDWFAALYYNDTDELDGYLFYSNENDNLIIQEWVTNDPNSYKALANFIVKHQSMFNNFIYESPDSEVKTDLLDEPYVAKVSTIPYMSARIVNLKSFIKKYPFIKHNLDPVIIDVSDTLEWNNQTWSLSIKNGNVKFEKTSEPSSVKLDIQTLTKAMFGIRSLNSLAHYGYVQGSTVSIDTLSKILVTEKPQLRDYF; this is encoded by the coding sequence ATGACAAATTATCGCTTAGAAAAAAACGATTTTGAGAAATTTTACGAGTTGTATCTTTATTCCTTCAATCGACCTGATAATGAACAAAAGAAAAATGCTTTAAGTGATAGATTTGATCATTCATTAGCGTATGGGATTATGAATGGTGATAAATTAGGTAGTGGATTGCTTAGTATTCCATTCACAGTAAACTTTCATGGTGTGACTTATCATATGAATGGTATTGGTGATGTAATGAGTGCTCCAGAATTTGCCGGTAGAGGTGGAGCAGGTACATTATTGAATCAGGCATTGACGGATATGTACAATGAAAATGTTACATTGTCTTATTTGGCACCATTCTCGTTTAAGTATTACAGAAAGTTTGGTTATGAACAGGTATTTAACCATGTGATTACCGATATACCAAGTTCCAAATGGCCACGTATCAAGTCACCAAACTCAGGACACATCAAACGAGTGAGATTGAACGAAGTTCCCAAGTCCGCCAGGATACTTTATAATAATCACAATATTCTTGGAGGAGTTATCCGTGAGGATTGGTGGTGGGATCACATGGCCTATAAGCATTCTGATTGGTTCGCCGCACTTTATTACAACGATACCGATGAGTTAGATGGATATTTATTCTATTCAAACGAAAATGATAATTTGATAATTCAAGAATGGGTAACTAATGATCCCAATAGTTATAAAGCATTGGCTAACTTTATTGTTAAACACCAATCTATGTTCAACAACTTTATATATGAGTCACCTGATTCTGAAGTGAAAACTGATTTGTTAGATGAGCCATATGTTGCCAAGGTTTCAACAATTCCATATATGTCAGCAAGAATTGTTAACTTAAAGAGCTTTATCAAAAAATATCCATTTATCAAACATAATCTGGATCCAGTAATTATTGATGTTAGTGATACGTTAGAGTGGAATAATCAGACTTGGTCGTTATCTATTAAGAACGGTAATGTTAAATTTGAAAAGACTAGTGAACCTAGTAGTGTGAAGTTGGATATTCAAACTTTAACAAAAGCTATGTTTGGCATTAGATCACTTAATTCATTGGCACATTATGGATATGTTCAAGGTTCTACAGTATCTATTGATACATTGAGCAAAATACTTGTGACTGAGAAACCGCAACTTAGAGATTATTTCTAA
- a CDS encoding DUF871 domain-containing protein, with protein sequence MRRLGLSLYPEHSTLDEDKKYLDTASKLGYSRIFVSLLELGDDKEKTIARFKETIAYANELGFATIVDMNPRLFTKLGISYDNLSFFQDIGAAGLRLDEGFTGMEEAKMTHNPYGLKIEINMSSGTHYLDNIMAYQPNTNNLLGCHNFYPQRYTGLGEEFFTKWSTLFKNNNIHSAAFVSSHKATFGPWPVQDGLPTLEDDRDLPIATQVKHLVLTGMVDDVIIGNTYASDEELEQASKAFFSPLPVLKVDLSQNITDIEKEVILKSTHVYRGDASDYLLRSTMTRVIYRDKDFPAHDTENIKRGDIIIVNDQYGQYKGETQIALRDIKNDGRRNIVGHLNHEEAFLLSYIGTWSSFKLAE encoded by the coding sequence TTGAGAAGACTAGGATTATCTCTATATCCTGAACATTCAACTTTGGATGAGGATAAAAAGTATCTTGATACTGCAAGTAAATTAGGTTATTCACGTATTTTTGTTTCATTACTTGAATTAGGTGATGATAAGGAAAAGACGATTGCTAGATTTAAAGAAACAATTGCTTATGCAAACGAATTAGGATTTGCGACAATTGTCGATATGAATCCTAGATTGTTTACTAAGTTAGGTATCAGTTATGACAATCTTTCGTTTTTCCAAGATATTGGTGCTGCTGGACTTCGTTTAGATGAAGGCTTCACTGGTATGGAAGAAGCTAAAATGACTCATAATCCTTATGGATTGAAGATTGAAATCAATATGAGTTCAGGTACACATTACTTGGATAACATTATGGCATATCAACCTAATACTAATAATTTATTAGGTTGTCACAATTTCTATCCACAAAGATACACTGGATTGGGCGAAGAATTCTTTACTAAATGGTCAACATTATTCAAGAATAATAATATTCATTCTGCTGCATTTGTGAGTTCACATAAAGCAACGTTTGGACCATGGCCAGTGCAAGATGGTTTACCAACTTTGGAAGATGATCGTGATTTACCAATTGCAACACAAGTTAAACATCTAGTTTTAACTGGAATGGTTGACGATGTTATTATTGGTAACACATATGCATCTGATGAAGAATTGGAACAAGCTTCAAAGGCATTCTTCTCACCACTACCTGTGTTGAAAGTCGATTTATCTCAAAATATTACTGACATTGAAAAAGAAGTTATTTTGAAATCTACACACGTGTATCGTGGTGATGCTTCAGATTATTTACTAAGAAGCACAATGACACGTGTAATATATCGTGATAAAGATTTCCCCGCTCATGATACTGAAAATATTAAACGTGGAGACATCATCATTGTTAATGATCAATATGGTCAATATAAAGGTGAAACACAAATTGCTTTGCGTGATATCAAAAATGATGGACGTAGAAACATTGTTGGACACTTAAATCATGAAGAAGCGTTTTTATTGAGTTATATTGGTACATGGAGTAGTTTTAAATTAGCAGAATAA
- the celB gene encoding PTS cellobiose transporter subunit IIC, translating to MADNKKGSFVQDKLVPLAGKLASSRHLIALRDGMTLAVPMIIIGSIFMIIAQFPIQGYLDFMASVFGKNWATVLQYPTNASFHIMGLIAVVGISFNLAKSYKVDPISAAIVSLGAFILTIPLKTDKAGALWLPLTQLDSAGLFTAIIVGLFITDFYVWMIHKNWTIKMPDTVPPAVSNSFAALFPGLIVLFVVWIVRLGVEATPMQSIPNIISYFLAAPLGTLSNTLPGALVAEFLVSFLWLFGIHGANVVSGVMMPIWLTALQQNQAALAAGKALPNIVTTSFFDLFVHMGGSGATLGLAMLLAFASKSKELKTLGKLVAGPAIFNINEPIVFGLPIVMNYKMAIPFILTPLANVVTTYIGMATNLVAKPMGVYLPWTTPPIISGFIATGHISGSVMQIINIVIDFAIYYYFFKKMDRAKLKEELGDVKIAGQDNTVKA from the coding sequence ATGGCTGACAACAAGAAGGGCAGTTTTGTTCAAGATAAGCTAGTTCCACTAGCTGGCAAACTTGCTTCGTCACGTCATTTGATTGCATTGCGTGATGGTATGACATTGGCTGTTCCAATGATTATCATTGGTTCAATCTTCATGATCATTGCACAATTTCCAATTCAAGGATATCTAGACTTTATGGCTAGTGTATTCGGTAAGAACTGGGCAACCGTTTTACAATATCCAACCAACGCATCGTTCCATATTATGGGACTTATCGCCGTTGTAGGTATATCTTTTAACTTGGCTAAGAGTTATAAGGTAGATCCAATCTCTGCTGCAATTGTTTCGTTAGGTGCATTTATCTTAACAATTCCATTGAAGACAGACAAAGCTGGTGCATTGTGGTTACCATTAACACAATTAGATTCAGCTGGTTTATTTACAGCTATTATTGTTGGATTATTCATTACTGATTTCTATGTATGGATGATTCATAAGAACTGGACAATTAAGATGCCTGATACAGTGCCACCTGCAGTAAGTAACTCATTTGCTGCTTTATTCCCAGGATTAATTGTTTTGTTCGTTGTTTGGATAGTACGTTTAGGCGTTGAAGCAACACCTATGCAAAGTATTCCAAATATTATTAGTTACTTCTTGGCCGCACCACTAGGCACATTGAGTAATACATTACCTGGTGCTTTAGTTGCTGAATTCCTTGTTTCATTCCTATGGTTATTCGGTATTCACGGTGCCAACGTTGTTTCAGGTGTTATGATGCCTATCTGGCTAACAGCTTTGCAACAAAACCAAGCTGCTTTAGCAGCTGGTAAAGCACTACCAAACATTGTTACAACATCATTCTTTGATTTGTTTGTTCACATGGGTGGTTCTGGTGCTACACTTGGTTTGGCAATGCTTCTAGCATTTGCTTCTAAGAGTAAGGAATTAAAGACTTTAGGTAAGTTGGTTGCAGGTCCTGCAATATTCAACATTAATGAACCTATCGTCTTCGGATTACCTATTGTTATGAACTACAAGATGGCTATTCCATTTATTTTGACACCACTTGCTAATGTAGTTACAACATATATTGGTATGGCAACAAACTTGGTTGCTAAACCAATGGGAGTTTATCTACCATGGACAACTCCACCAATTATTTCTGGATTCATTGCTACTGGTCATATTTCTGGTTCAGTTATGCAAATTATCAATATCGTTATTGACTTTGCAATTTACTATTACTTCTTTAAGAAGATGGATAGAGCAAAGCTCAAGGAAGAACTTGGCGATGTTAAGATTGCTGGACAAGATAATACAGTTAAGGCATAA
- a CDS encoding MurR/RpiR family transcriptional regulator, whose amino-acid sequence MFPYQKIHELNRLELIVYKYIVSHLKEVEDMTIRDLATEAHVSTTTVLRFLKKMDYSGFSEFKYALKQSQKTPAKKFTDSSVEPIKNFFDVITHEGVFSDKINQAAQMINAADLVLFFGVGNSGRTADYGASVLSSYGIYSLPINDPFQPEPFSDRDFSKTLLVIVSVSGETQQALQQAKYYKEHGASTIAITANSYSTLNQVVDFSLSYDIPQVRKGHINVTTQVPVVYILEQISSCAYHKMVDQPQNIFKEHVTD is encoded by the coding sequence ATGTTTCCATATCAGAAAATTCACGAGTTAAATCGACTGGAATTGATTGTGTATAAATACATCGTTAGTCATTTAAAAGAAGTTGAAGATATGACCATTCGAGATCTTGCAACCGAGGCACATGTATCAACTACGACTGTGTTAAGATTTCTAAAAAAAATGGATTATAGTGGATTCTCAGAATTTAAATACGCACTAAAACAAAGTCAAAAAACTCCAGCAAAGAAATTCACCGACAGTAGTGTTGAACCCATCAAGAACTTCTTTGATGTTATTACACACGAAGGGGTATTTTCGGATAAGATCAATCAGGCGGCACAAATGATCAATGCAGCTGATTTAGTATTATTTTTCGGTGTAGGTAATAGTGGTCGAACGGCTGATTATGGTGCAAGTGTTTTATCTAGTTATGGTATATATTCACTTCCCATAAATGATCCGTTTCAACCAGAGCCGTTTTCAGATCGAGATTTTAGTAAGACGCTTTTGGTGATAGTATCTGTTTCAGGCGAAACACAACAGGCGTTACAACAGGCCAAATACTACAAGGAGCACGGTGCTTCAACGATTGCAATCACGGCTAACTCATATTCAACCTTGAATCAAGTGGTTGATTTCTCGTTGTCTTACGATATACCCCAAGTAAGAAAGGGCCATATCAACGTTACAACACAAGTTCCAGTGGTTTATATACTAGAACAGATATCAAGTTGTGCATATCATAAGATGGTAGACCAACCACAAAATATATTTAAGGAACATGTTACAGATTAG